From a region of the Actinomadura luzonensis genome:
- a CDS encoding protein kinase domain-containing protein — protein MRLVPGDPERLGGFWLAGRLGAGGRGVVYDAYDDDGRRHAVTVPRGEAPGRRYERVSCPSLAEVVAVGVDGRVPYVVTAYVDGPDLRRAVELHGPYAGGELLALADALGAALEALHEAGLTHRGLNPESVLLAADGPKVIQLGLPAPGTVAGTCTYLAPETLTGRGETGAAADVFAWGAVVLFAATGRDPFAGESLGGVMHRLLTVDPDLSVLPEELRELVGGALAKDPADRPEASRLRVATSAVLRPPAGHAGPRSLGELAEEAYQALTPAQQEQVPGLLLRLLDGDSPHDEGGVLGPLMDAGLLVRRSVRVPPAETAVGKLVAVGDGRVAPASAALYRAWPRLRGWVADERESLHVLRRIREAAGAWSAHRRGRGHLLRGEELDTALGWAATKRRHLRLNQLERDFINDSVTLSKQRRRLLAPALGVLGAVLAVAVSMSVASVRGQHELRGQLIEANARAVAARAEALRSSDPRTAMRLSVAAWRLSPVFEARAALQASLTQPELGVFTDPAPDSRARYLLRGDELVKWGADAVTFYDVPSGRRTGVRGLPPGNPVLSDDGRFAEGVDGRPVELATGRAPGPGAAYVISRGNRTRVYRGERVLLEVTDRKVALAPDGTRAAVSRADGRVELWELAGRRRRTATVSVRPPRMPALAAPSMAFSPDGRLLAVAGRSGVTLVDTARAALTPMSPPGPGEPVVPGAEDAPAVPDKSGLPAHPTGGGDPADGGDPTGGGARWTVAAGGRAGAAGGYATRLSARPPATPEDTPVFSPDGRLLALPGAGEVRVWNVTERRLSGSYPLRDPRPGLTFSPDGHCLRYLSGTGSVVSLDVSGLPLPSGEHEAAAFSGDGKVAAKAVGDATEVTDTEDSRKLGRIAAAGDLAFDAGGSLLAVAGDPVTVWRVPGGELMSSVDAGGDVLAVALSPKGDLLATARGGTLETWDVRTARRVRVYEGAGDPALAFSPDGATLAAGATLLDLRTGRRTPLDLRTGTPGRATADAPVPTALAFSPGGRTLAFGLDGGRVLLWDTRGRERIGTIETGASAVDALRFSPDGDLLAVAATRTSLWDVRTLRQVGQAAPGTSGLAFSPDGKRLRGVALDGTVRESPVDPALAAREVCARAGGPLSRDEWSRLIPESGYQDVC, from the coding sequence ATGCGCTTGGTGCCCGGCGACCCCGAACGGCTCGGCGGCTTCTGGCTGGCGGGCCGGCTCGGCGCGGGCGGGCGGGGCGTGGTCTACGACGCCTACGACGACGACGGCCGCCGCCACGCCGTCACCGTGCCGCGCGGGGAGGCCCCCGGGCGGCGCTACGAGCGCGTCTCCTGCCCGTCGCTGGCCGAGGTCGTCGCGGTCGGCGTGGACGGCCGCGTCCCCTACGTCGTCACCGCGTACGTGGACGGCCCCGACCTGCGGCGGGCGGTCGAGCTGCACGGCCCGTACGCGGGCGGCGAGCTGCTGGCGCTGGCCGACGCGCTCGGCGCGGCCCTGGAGGCGCTGCACGAGGCCGGGCTCACGCACCGGGGGCTCAACCCGGAGAGCGTGCTGCTGGCGGCCGACGGCCCCAAGGTCATCCAGCTGGGGCTGCCGGCCCCCGGCACGGTCGCCGGCACCTGCACCTACCTCGCGCCCGAGACGCTGACCGGCCGCGGCGAGACGGGGGCGGCGGCCGACGTGTTCGCGTGGGGGGCGGTCGTGCTGTTCGCGGCCACCGGGCGCGACCCGTTCGCCGGGGAGAGCCTGGGCGGGGTGATGCACCGGCTGCTGACCGTCGACCCCGACCTGAGCGTCCTGCCCGAGGAGCTGCGCGAGCTGGTCGGCGGCGCCCTCGCCAAGGACCCGGCCGACCGGCCCGAGGCGTCCCGGCTGCGGGTCGCGACCTCCGCGGTGCTGCGCCCGCCCGCCGGGCACGCCGGGCCGCGCTCGCTCGGCGAGCTGGCGGAGGAGGCGTACCAGGCGCTGACGCCCGCGCAGCAGGAGCAGGTGCCCGGCCTGCTGCTGCGGCTGCTGGACGGCGACAGCCCGCACGACGAGGGCGGCGTGCTCGGCCCGCTCATGGACGCCGGTCTGCTGGTGCGCCGCAGCGTGCGGGTGCCGCCCGCGGAGACCGCTGTCGGCAAGCTGGTGGCGGTCGGCGACGGCCGGGTGGCCCCCGCCAGCGCCGCGCTCTACCGGGCCTGGCCCCGGCTGCGCGGCTGGGTGGCCGACGAGCGCGAGAGCCTGCACGTGCTGCGCCGCATCCGCGAGGCCGCCGGCGCGTGGTCGGCGCACCGGCGCGGGCGCGGTCACCTGCTGCGCGGCGAGGAGCTGGACACCGCGCTCGGCTGGGCCGCCACCAAACGCCGCCACCTGCGGCTGAACCAGCTCGAACGGGACTTCATCAACGACAGCGTCACTCTGTCCAAGCAGCGCAGGAGGCTGCTCGCGCCAGCTCTCGGGGTGCTCGGCGCGGTGCTGGCCGTCGCGGTGTCGATGTCGGTGGCGTCCGTACGCGGCCAGCACGAGCTGCGCGGGCAGCTCATCGAGGCGAACGCGCGGGCGGTCGCGGCGCGGGCGGAGGCGCTGCGCTCCTCGGACCCGCGGACCGCGATGCGGCTGAGCGTGGCCGCCTGGCGGCTGTCGCCGGTGTTCGAGGCGCGGGCCGCGTTGCAGGCCTCGCTCACCCAGCCCGAGCTGGGCGTCTTCACCGACCCGGCGCCCGACTCGCGGGCCCGCTACCTGCTGCGCGGCGACGAGCTGGTCAAGTGGGGCGCCGACGCCGTCACCTTCTACGACGTGCCCTCCGGGCGGCGCACCGGCGTGCGGGGCCTGCCGCCGGGCAACCCGGTGCTGAGCGACGACGGGCGCTTCGCCGAGGGCGTGGACGGGCGGCCGGTCGAGCTGGCCACGGGCCGGGCGCCCGGTCCCGGCGCCGCGTACGTGATCAGCCGGGGCAACCGCACCCGGGTGTACCGGGGCGAGCGGGTGCTGCTGGAGGTCACCGACCGCAAGGTGGCGCTGGCCCCGGACGGGACGCGGGCGGCGGTGTCCCGGGCGGACGGGCGGGTCGAGCTGTGGGAGCTGGCGGGGCGCCGCCGGCGGACGGCCACCGTGTCGGTCCGGCCGCCCCGGATGCCCGCCCTGGCGGCGCCGTCGATGGCGTTCAGCCCGGACGGGCGGCTGCTGGCCGTGGCGGGGCGGAGCGGCGTCACGCTCGTGGACACCGCCCGCGCGGCCCTGACCCCCATGAGCCCGCCCGGCCCCGGCGAACCGGTGGTCCCCGGGGCCGAGGACGCGCCTGCCGTTCCCGACAAGTCCGGCCTTCCCGCCCACCCGACCGGCGGAGGCGACCCGGCCGACGGGGGCGACCCGACCGGAGGGGGTGCCCGCTGGACCGTCGCGGCCGGCGGACGGGCGGGCGCGGCCGGCGGGTACGCGACGCGGTTGTCCGCCCGGCCGCCCGCCACCCCCGAGGACACGCCCGTCTTCAGCCCCGACGGCCGCCTCCTCGCCCTCCCCGGCGCCGGCGAGGTCCGTGTGTGGAACGTGACCGAGCGCCGCCTGTCCGGCTCCTACCCCCTCCGCGACCCCCGCCCCGGCCTGACCTTCTCCCCCGACGGCCACTGCCTCCGCTACCTGAGCGGCACCGGCTCGGTGGTCTCGCTGGACGTCTCCGGCCTGCCGCTGCCGTCCGGCGAGCACGAGGCGGCGGCCTTCTCCGGCGACGGCAAGGTGGCCGCCAAGGCGGTCGGCGACGCGACCGAGGTCACCGACACCGAGGACAGCAGGAAGCTGGGCCGCATCGCCGCGGCCGGCGACCTGGCCTTCGACGCGGGCGGCAGCCTGCTGGCCGTCGCCGGCGACCCGGTGACCGTCTGGCGGGTGCCCGGCGGCGAGCTGATGAGCTCCGTCGACGCGGGCGGCGACGTCCTGGCCGTGGCGCTCTCCCCCAAGGGCGACCTGCTGGCCACCGCGCGCGGCGGCACCCTGGAGACGTGGGACGTGCGCACGGCCCGCCGCGTCCGCGTGTACGAGGGCGCGGGCGACCCGGCGCTCGCGTTCAGCCCGGACGGCGCGACGCTCGCCGCCGGCGCCACCCTGCTCGACCTCCGCACCGGCCGCCGCACCCCGCTCGACCTGCGGACCGGCACGCCCGGCCGGGCCACGGCCGACGCCCCGGTGCCGACCGCGCTCGCCTTCTCCCCCGGCGGCAGGACGCTGGCGTTCGGCCTGGACGGCGGCCGGGTGCTGCTCTGGGACACGCGCGGGCGCGAGCGCATCGGCACGATCGAGACCGGCGCCTCGGCCGTCGACGCGCTGCGCTTCTCCCCCGACGGCGATCTGCTGGCCGTCGCCGCCACCCGCACCTCGCTCTGGGACGTGCGCACCCTGCGCCAGGTCGGCCAGGCCGCCCCGGGGACGTCCGGGCTGGCCTTCAGCCCCGACGGCAAACGCCTGCGCGGCGTGGCGCTCGACGGCACCGTCCGCGAGAGCCCGGTCGACCCGGCGCTCGCGGCGCGGGAGGTGTGCGCGCGGGCGGGCGGGCCGCTGAGCCGCGACGAGTGGTCGCGGCTCATCCCGGAGAGCGGCTACCAGGACGTGTGCTGA
- a CDS encoding serine/threonine-protein kinase: MHNRVIDGRFELLERLGGGGMGLVWRARDVALHREVALKEVRPPDPAYDEAQDSTAARELRARVLREARALARLNHPHVVTIHHIVDPGEHGYPWLVMELVTGGSLQDRLQRGPLTPAEGARLGREVLSALRAAHAVGIQHRDVKPANVLLREDGRSVLTDFGIAAVRESTSLTATGSFIGSPEYIAPERINGQEGDPASDLWSLGMLLYVAVEGRHPMRRATTLATLAAVLNQEVPPPERAGALAPVLRALLQRDPAARPDVETLDGMLAAAAGSSDGAFRADPAPGAPPGPSTGPSTGPSTGPGQGAGQGVGRAAGQGPLTHGYGQLPAPQPPYGQAAPPPYGQAAPPVYGQAGPPPYGKATPPPYGAVPVAHQDTVRSRRSSRGALGAVSVAAVVVIGVLLWRLLPFGGGSGTPTGLDPTGLRFTPLSSSSADPTATEDTGPSRQENLHTPAGVKAMIAKLKPAIGGTKVVSLTVYPTYAVVEAPKKGDPEVSERYDYRDGQVTKSAGFGSEIDGPTVDLNSYDWDALPALFKRADKDLNVDKPTSRYLIVDPDFTFTSPRQVLLVYLSDAYSRSGYLVADRSGKVLKLYPDD, translated from the coding sequence ATGCACAATCGGGTGATCGACGGTCGTTTCGAGCTTCTGGAACGGCTCGGTGGCGGGGGCATGGGCCTGGTGTGGCGCGCCCGGGACGTGGCCCTGCACCGCGAGGTCGCGCTCAAGGAGGTCCGGCCGCCCGACCCCGCCTACGACGAGGCGCAGGACTCCACGGCGGCGCGTGAGCTGCGGGCCCGCGTCCTGCGCGAGGCCCGGGCCCTGGCCAGGCTCAACCATCCGCACGTGGTCACCATCCACCACATCGTCGACCCGGGCGAGCACGGCTACCCGTGGCTGGTGATGGAGCTGGTCACCGGCGGCTCGCTCCAGGACCGCCTCCAGCGCGGCCCGCTGACGCCCGCCGAGGGGGCCCGGCTCGGCCGCGAGGTCCTGTCGGCGCTGCGGGCCGCCCACGCGGTCGGCATCCAGCACCGCGACGTCAAGCCGGCCAACGTCCTGCTGCGCGAGGACGGCCGCTCGGTGCTGACCGACTTCGGCATCGCGGCGGTGCGGGAGTCCACGAGCCTGACCGCGACCGGGTCGTTTATCGGCTCGCCCGAGTACATAGCGCCCGAGCGGATCAACGGGCAGGAAGGCGATCCGGCCTCCGACCTGTGGTCGCTCGGCATGCTCCTGTACGTGGCCGTCGAAGGGCGGCACCCGATGCGCCGGGCCACGACGCTCGCGACGCTGGCCGCCGTGCTCAACCAGGAGGTGCCGCCGCCGGAGCGGGCCGGGGCGCTGGCTCCCGTCCTGCGGGCCCTGCTCCAGCGCGATCCGGCGGCCCGGCCGGACGTCGAGACGCTGGACGGCATGCTCGCCGCCGCGGCCGGGTCGTCTGATGGAGCGTTCCGCGCCGATCCCGCCCCGGGCGCGCCGCCCGGGCCGAGTACCGGGCCGAGTACGGGGCCGAGTACGGGGCCGGGCCAGGGTGCCGGGCAGGGCGTCGGGCGGGCTGCCGGGCAGGGGCCGCTGACGCACGGCTATGGGCAACTGCCCGCGCCGCAGCCCCCGTACGGCCAGGCGGCCCCGCCCCCGTACGGCCAGGCGGCCCCGCCGGTCTACGGCCAGGCGGGCCCGCCCCCGTACGGCAAGGCCACCCCGCCCCCGTACGGCGCGGTGCCCGTGGCGCACCAGGACACCGTCCGTTCCCGCCGCTCCAGCCGCGGCGCCCTCGGCGCGGTGTCCGTGGCGGCCGTGGTGGTGATCGGCGTGCTGCTGTGGCGGCTGCTCCCGTTCGGCGGCGGCAGCGGCACGCCCACGGGCCTCGACCCGACCGGCCTGCGGTTCACGCCGTTATCCAGCAGCAGCGCCGACCCGACCGCCACCGAGGACACCGGCCCGTCGCGGCAGGAGAACCTGCACACCCCGGCGGGCGTCAAGGCCATGATCGCCAAGCTGAAGCCCGCGATCGGCGGCACCAAGGTCGTCAGCCTGACGGTCTACCCGACGTACGCCGTCGTCGAGGCCCCGAAGAAGGGCGACCCGGAGGTCTCCGAGCGCTACGACTACCGCGACGGCCAGGTCACCAAGTCGGCCGGCTTCGGCAGCGAGATCGACGGCCCCACCGTCGATCTCAACAGCTACGACTGGGACGCGCTCCCGGCCCTGTTCAAGCGGGCGGACAAGGACCTCAACGTGGACAAGCCCACGTCCCGCTACCTGATCGTGGACCCCGACTTCACCTTCACGAGCCCCCGCCAGGTCCTGCTCGTCTACCTCAGCGACGCCTACAGCCGCTCCGGCTACCTCGTCGCCGACCGCTCGGGCAAGGTGCTGAAGCTGTACCCGGACGACTGA
- a CDS encoding helix-turn-helix transcriptional regulator produces the protein MTARSLRNGPERSRDDQFVGRSRELAVLHAQLGRAAEGRSALVVLEGPAGIGKTALAGEFLSAIENAVVLDVSGEEGEAELPYGVLGQLAPQVHPLPEPLARLAAPEHALAGPPDPLVVGAALLELLGQVQRGAPVVMAVDGAGWADLPSLHALTFALRRLRTDRVMALLIVRESDDPRLPDGLRRLLRSGAALRLPLDGLTARELQALSARIGPVRLTPQAAERLHQHTKGVPLHARALLQQVRAETLADVDAPLPAPRAYTTLVLQSFGRCGPAAQRLLTAAAVLGTSAPLHLVARVAELAEPLPALEQATGAGLLAEWRTAAGVSAGFPNPLVRAAIYHDLGPATRRGLHLLAADLVDDVVQRLHHRLAAADQVDAGLVREVARMGRRQAAAGRWASACGCLTRAVQLTDEGPGRDRLVAEAVEALLAAGRPADAAALAAQLGPAADPAVRDYALGAVALVAGRLEEAGRRLDDAWTHAGDPLLAEGIAARQALAALLRGDGPAAVHWSTHPTPEPPTPTPEPPTPTPDPSATTRPPAPNPSVARSPAPGLAVARPSASGRGGASPGWVAGDPPPAVAPAVAAQAPASEPVAATSPLAGDVAGTAGSGLERVAGGGGGPRGELVRFARLVGLAWAGRPEEAAELCAGLGAPGQPETGEPDAVLGRGMLRLAADDLGGAYADLSRALAAGADASAAFQLLVATGLAQVEYRLGRWDEAAAHGELAASTADDFGQVWLAGYAHAVAALVPAARGEWDQALAHVRAARAACRPGNVPAQVATAGADALTAAARGDHEAVVAALVPLTRVRVPADPALVLWRTLLADALVNTGRPAEAEAALVPCELLALEGECRSVLAAAARARAGLLAARHEPAEAETLYQVALGHSAKLDMPFEEARIQLAYGTFLRRRGRRAAAAEHLEAAQLTLSRLGALPYLEQCDLELAASGRAVLRPQDTARLGLTPQEHTVAVLISKGLTNRQAARKLVLSVKTVEYHLSHIYTKLGITSRTALIGKLSDLGE, from the coding sequence ATGACAGCCCGTTCCCTCCGCAACGGACCCGAGCGCTCCCGGGACGACCAGTTCGTCGGCCGCAGCCGGGAACTGGCGGTCCTGCACGCCCAGCTCGGCCGGGCCGCCGAGGGCCGCTCCGCTCTCGTGGTGCTGGAGGGGCCCGCGGGCATCGGGAAGACGGCGCTGGCCGGGGAGTTCCTGTCGGCCATCGAGAACGCCGTGGTGCTGGACGTCAGCGGCGAGGAGGGCGAGGCGGAGCTGCCGTACGGGGTGCTGGGCCAGCTCGCCCCCCAGGTTCACCCCCTGCCCGAGCCCTTGGCCCGCCTCGCCGCCCCGGAGCACGCCCTGGCCGGCCCCCCGGACCCGCTGGTCGTCGGGGCCGCGCTGCTGGAACTGCTGGGACAGGTGCAGCGCGGCGCGCCGGTCGTCATGGCCGTGGACGGGGCCGGATGGGCGGACCTGCCGTCGTTGCACGCGCTGACGTTCGCGCTGCGGCGGCTGCGTACCGATCGGGTGATGGCGCTGCTGATCGTCAGGGAGAGCGACGACCCGCGGCTGCCCGACGGGCTGCGGCGGCTGCTGCGCAGCGGCGCCGCGCTCCGGCTGCCGCTCGACGGCCTCACCGCGCGCGAGCTCCAGGCGCTCAGCGCCCGCATCGGCCCCGTCCGGCTGACGCCGCAGGCCGCCGAACGCCTGCACCAGCACACCAAGGGCGTGCCGCTGCACGCCCGCGCCCTGCTCCAGCAGGTACGCGCCGAGACCCTGGCCGACGTGGACGCCCCGCTGCCCGCGCCCCGCGCCTACACCACGCTCGTGCTCCAGAGCTTCGGCCGGTGCGGGCCCGCGGCGCAGCGGCTGCTCACCGCCGCCGCCGTCCTCGGGACCTCCGCGCCGCTGCACCTCGTGGCCCGCGTCGCCGAACTGGCCGAGCCGCTGCCCGCCCTCGAACAGGCGACCGGCGCCGGCCTGCTGGCCGAGTGGCGGACCGCGGCCGGCGTCTCGGCCGGCTTCCCCAACCCGCTGGTCCGGGCCGCGATCTACCACGACCTCGGGCCGGCCACCCGGCGCGGCCTGCACCTGCTGGCCGCCGACCTGGTGGACGACGTCGTCCAGCGCCTGCACCACCGGCTCGCCGCCGCCGACCAGGTGGACGCCGGACTGGTGCGCGAGGTCGCCAGGATGGGGCGGCGGCAGGCGGCGGCCGGACGGTGGGCCAGCGCGTGCGGCTGCCTCACCCGGGCCGTCCAGCTCACCGACGAGGGGCCCGGCCGCGACCGGCTGGTCGCCGAGGCGGTCGAGGCGCTGCTCGCCGCCGGCCGTCCCGCCGACGCCGCCGCGCTGGCCGCCCAGCTCGGCCCGGCCGCCGACCCGGCGGTCCGCGATTACGCGCTGGGGGCGGTGGCCCTGGTGGCGGGGCGGCTGGAGGAGGCGGGGCGGCGGCTCGACGACGCCTGGACGCACGCCGGGGACCCGCTCCTGGCCGAGGGCATCGCCGCCCGCCAGGCCCTGGCCGCCCTGCTGCGCGGCGACGGCCCCGCCGCCGTCCACTGGTCCACCCACCCCACCCCCGAACCCCCCACCCCCACCCCCGAACCCCCCACCCCCACCCCCGACCCGTCCGCCACCACCCGCCCTCCCGCCCCCAACCCGTCCGTCGCCCGCTCTCCCGCCCCCGGCCTGGCCGTCGCCCGCCCTTCCGCTTCGGGACGGGGCGGCGCCTCGCCGGGGTGGGTCGCCGGCGATCCGCCTCCCGCTGTGGCGCCGGCCGTGGCCGCCCAGGCGCCCGCCTCGGAGCCGGTCGCCGCCACCAGCCCTCTCGCTGGCGATGTGGCCGGGACCGCCGGTTCAGGGCTGGAGCGCGTAGCCGGGGGTGGGGGCGGGCCGCGGGGGGAGCTGGTGCGGTTCGCGCGGCTGGTGGGCCTGGCGTGGGCCGGGCGGCCGGAGGAGGCGGCGGAGCTGTGCGCGGGCCTCGGCGCGCCAGGCCAGCCCGAGACCGGCGAGCCGGACGCGGTGCTCGGCCGCGGCATGCTCCGCCTGGCGGCCGACGACCTGGGCGGCGCCTACGCCGACCTCAGCCGCGCCCTGGCGGCCGGCGCCGACGCCTCGGCCGCGTTCCAGCTCCTGGTGGCGACCGGCCTGGCCCAGGTCGAGTACCGGCTCGGCCGCTGGGACGAGGCGGCCGCCCACGGCGAGCTGGCCGCCTCCACGGCCGACGACTTCGGCCAGGTCTGGCTGGCCGGTTACGCCCACGCCGTGGCCGCGCTGGTCCCGGCCGCGCGCGGCGAGTGGGACCAGGCGCTCGCGCACGTCCGGGCGGCCCGCGCCGCCTGCCGTCCCGGCAACGTCCCCGCCCAGGTCGCCACGGCGGGCGCGGACGCGCTCACCGCCGCCGCCCGGGGCGACCACGAGGCGGTCGTCGCCGCCCTCGTGCCGCTCACCAGGGTCCGGGTCCCCGCGGACCCGGCTCTCGTCCTGTGGCGCACGCTGCTCGCCGACGCCCTGGTCAACACCGGCCGGCCGGCCGAGGCCGAGGCGGCGCTGGTGCCGTGCGAGCTGCTGGCGTTGGAGGGGGAGTGCCGCAGCGTGCTCGCCGCCGCCGCGCGCGCCCGCGCCGGCCTGCTGGCCGCCCGGCACGAGCCGGCCGAGGCGGAGACCCTCTACCAGGTCGCGCTCGGCCATTCGGCCAAGCTCGACATGCCGTTCGAGGAGGCCAGGATCCAGCTCGCGTACGGCACGTTCCTGCGTCGCAGGGGCCGCCGGGCCGCCGCCGCCGAGCACCTGGAGGCGGCCCAGCTCACGCTGTCGAGGCTGGGCGCGCTGCCGTACCTGGAGCAGTGCGACCTGGAGCTGGCCGCGAGCGGGCGCGCGGTGCTGCGCCCGCAGGACACCGCGAGGCTCGGCCTGACGCCGCAGGAGCACACGGTGGCCGTGCTCATCAGCAAGGGCCTCACCAACCGGCAGGCGGCCCGCAAGCTGGTGCTGAGCGTCAAGACGGTCGAGTACCACCTGAGCCACATCTACACCAAGCTCGGGATCACCTCGCGTACCGCCCTGATCGGGAAGCTGAGCGATCTCGGCGAGTGA
- a CDS encoding clostripain-related cysteine peptidase: protein MTGPTLRLGSTGEDVRRLQELLRSRGHRVRVDGYFGGSTYGALLSLQQREGVRADGVAGPETWRALGEPRQERQERHERPQQEWPRQEWQQQEWQQQGRGERARWTLMVCFAGENDLSDAAGRDLEELRSAPAQDGVRVTAFVRESGGRARHLVLGAGGERDHTEEAPGSGEPGDTRAMREFVRWAARRAPAERYALVLWNHGRGRRADDLDRLYAEARGRRVRRDVESGYVRRAPRTAMSGEEPSFSELVELAEHPAVARAVFTEPVKRLLTLPAEHERAAAARDGTLRALDAIELRELLAGVQQDLGRPLDVLGLDACPMSDLEVCYEVREHVGVVVGAEEPEPAGCWPYGEIVAALAADPRADARSLGRIVVERYADRYRGTRHTVTQCAMDATRVEEFLREFHTLAGALRGQVRMNRSVVDSVQSVATRFAWDRSLVDLRTMCLGLVADSRTDPTLASVADKLLAMHQPGGFIVQEAHQGEKVEDCGGLSVYFPMDRTISRYYADLGFARDTEWGEFLREYANARTIKR, encoded by the coding sequence ATGACCGGGCCCACGCTGCGGCTCGGCAGCACAGGGGAGGACGTCAGGCGGCTGCAGGAACTGCTGCGCTCGCGCGGCCACCGGGTGCGGGTGGACGGGTACTTCGGCGGCTCGACGTACGGCGCGCTGCTGAGCCTCCAGCAGCGCGAGGGCGTCCGGGCGGACGGCGTGGCCGGCCCGGAGACCTGGCGGGCGCTCGGCGAGCCCCGGCAGGAGCGGCAGGAGCGGCACGAGCGGCCCCAGCAGGAGTGGCCCCGGCAGGAGTGGCAGCAGCAGGAGTGGCAGCAGCAGGGCCGCGGTGAGCGCGCCCGCTGGACCCTCATGGTGTGCTTCGCGGGCGAGAACGACCTGTCCGACGCGGCGGGCCGGGACCTGGAGGAGCTGCGGTCCGCTCCGGCGCAGGACGGGGTGCGGGTGACCGCGTTCGTCCGGGAGAGCGGCGGCCGGGCCAGGCACCTCGTGCTCGGCGCGGGCGGCGAGCGGGACCACACCGAGGAGGCCCCGGGCTCCGGTGAGCCGGGCGACACGCGGGCGATGCGCGAGTTCGTCCGCTGGGCGGCGCGGCGCGCGCCGGCCGAGCGGTACGCGCTGGTGCTGTGGAACCACGGCCGCGGCCGGCGGGCCGACGACCTCGACCGGCTCTACGCCGAGGCGAGGGGCCGCCGGGTGCGGCGCGACGTCGAGTCCGGCTACGTGCGGCGGGCGCCGCGCACCGCGATGTCCGGCGAGGAGCCGTCCTTCTCGGAGCTGGTCGAGCTGGCCGAGCACCCGGCGGTGGCGAGGGCGGTGTTCACCGAGCCGGTCAAGCGGCTGCTGACGCTGCCCGCCGAGCACGAGCGCGCGGCGGCGGCCCGTGACGGCACGCTGCGCGCGCTGGACGCGATCGAGCTGCGCGAGCTCCTCGCGGGCGTCCAGCAGGACCTCGGCCGGCCGCTCGACGTGCTGGGCCTGGACGCCTGCCCGATGAGCGACCTGGAGGTCTGCTACGAGGTGCGCGAGCACGTCGGCGTGGTGGTGGGCGCGGAGGAGCCGGAGCCGGCCGGGTGCTGGCCGTACGGCGAGATCGTCGCGGCCCTCGCCGCCGACCCGCGCGCGGACGCGCGGAGCCTCGGCCGGATCGTCGTCGAGCGGTACGCCGACCGCTACCGGGGCACCCGGCACACCGTCACGCAGTGCGCGATGGACGCGACCCGCGTCGAGGAGTTCCTGCGGGAGTTCCACACGCTGGCCGGCGCGCTGCGCGGGCAGGTGCGGATGAACCGGTCCGTGGTGGACAGCGTCCAGTCGGTCGCCACCCGGTTCGCCTGGGACCGCTCGCTGGTGGACCTGCGGACGATGTGCCTGGGGCTGGTCGCGGACTCGCGGACGGACCCGACGCTGGCCTCGGTGGCCGACAAGCTGCTCGCCATGCACCAGCCGGGCGGGTTCATCGTCCAGGAAGCGCATCAGGGAGAAAAGGTCGAGGATTGCGGCGGCCTGTCGGTCTACTTCCCGATGGATCGCACAATTTCCCGCTATTACGCCGATCTCGGGTTTGCCCGGGACACCGAATGGGGTGAATTCCTCAGGGAATACGCGAACGCGCGTACCATCAAGCGTTAG
- a CDS encoding winged helix DNA-binding domain-containing protein, translating into MDPLISRRALNRATLDRQFLLARTDRGVLDVVEHLGGLQAQTPHTWYTGLWTRIADFDPAVAGELLMSRALVRIALQRSTIHLVTARDCLAMRPLLQPVTARMTRTTFGKRLAGVDMDELAEAGRELLESRPMTFAELGRELAARWPSADPHALGQGVRSLVPLVQVPPRGVWGRSGTVAHTSAESWLGFETPAMTAGELVRRYLAAFGPASVKDVQTWSGLTRLSEVVETLDLVRFRDESGRVLYDLPDAPRPPEDVPAPARFMYDFDNLFLSHTDRSRVISDLGAGVLTRFAGTNVQPRAVLVDGFTAADWTYRSANGLATLNVHQWQPLTAAEREEVEREAMALLGFLTPDDKHEVAFFGASSMG; encoded by the coding sequence ATGGATCCCCTCATCAGCCGCAGGGCGCTCAACCGGGCCACGCTCGACCGCCAGTTCCTGCTGGCGCGCACCGACCGCGGCGTGCTCGACGTCGTCGAGCACCTGGGCGGCCTCCAGGCCCAGACCCCGCACACCTGGTACACCGGCCTGTGGACCCGGATCGCCGACTTCGACCCGGCGGTGGCCGGCGAGCTGCTGATGTCCCGGGCGCTGGTCCGCATCGCGCTCCAGCGCTCCACCATCCACCTCGTCACCGCCCGCGACTGCCTGGCCATGCGTCCCCTGCTCCAGCCGGTGACCGCGCGCATGACCCGCACCACGTTCGGCAAGCGGCTGGCCGGGGTCGACATGGACGAGCTGGCCGAGGCCGGCCGCGAGCTGCTGGAGTCGCGGCCGATGACCTTCGCCGAGCTGGGGCGCGAGCTGGCCGCGCGCTGGCCGTCGGCCGACCCGCACGCGCTCGGCCAGGGCGTGCGCTCCCTGGTGCCGCTGGTGCAGGTGCCGCCGCGCGGCGTGTGGGGCAGGAGCGGGACGGTCGCTCACACCAGCGCCGAGTCGTGGCTGGGCTTCGAGACGCCCGCGATGACGGCGGGCGAGCTGGTGCGGCGCTACCTGGCGGCGTTCGGGCCGGCGTCGGTCAAGGACGTCCAGACCTGGTCCGGGCTGACCCGGCTGAGCGAGGTGGTGGAGACGCTCGACCTCGTGCGCTTCCGCGACGAGTCCGGCCGCGTCCTGTACGACCTGCCGGACGCCCCGCGCCCGCCCGAGGACGTCCCCGCGCCGGCCCGGTTCATGTACGACTTCGACAACCTGTTCCTGTCCCACACCGACCGCTCGCGGGTGATCAGCGACCTGGGCGCGGGCGTGCTGACCCGGTTCGCGGGCACCAACGTGCAGCCGCGGGCCGTCCTGGTCGACGGCTTCACCGCGGCCGACTGGACCTACCGCAGCGCGAACGGCCTCGCCACGCTCAACGTTCACCAGTGGCAGCCGCTCACGGCGGCGGAGCGGGAGGAGGTCGAGCGGGAGGCGATGGCGCTGCTGGGGTTCCTGACCCCCGACGACAAGCACGAGGTCGCGTTCTTCGGCGCCTCCTCGATGGGCTGA